Proteins encoded within one genomic window of Hermetia illucens chromosome 2, iHerIll2.2.curated.20191125, whole genome shotgun sequence:
- the LOC119650023 gene encoding uncharacterized protein LOC119650023 yields the protein MAFLQIVATALVLFIGLNAIQKAQCLPVLNSSESGSSISDSGDGSEGSDELGSGREFIIHRNSSKDLYVVKAVVYEIGILTDSSDEDNSTDFESHERVDLTFFDAHRNSSHIDLGRVPLPIQTNISGQVLTGIAPVDIGAFSNPAQLLQTLPITGTIVNITHSDTGYFQLSTSNLTGYEKPHILSISDLKHLSDIPDLTTQITGQQLEKTKKSTDNLIKK from the exons AATTGTTGCAACGGCGCTTGTGTTGTTCATTGGATTAAATGCTATCCAGAAGGCGCAATGTCTACCGGTTTTAAACTCGAGTGAAAGTGGAAGCAGTATCAGCGATAGTGGCGATGGGAGTGAGGGAAGTGACGAATTAGGAAGTGGACGGGAATTCATCATACATCGGAATAGTTCAAAGGACCT GTACGTCGTCAAAGCCGTGGTGTATGAAATTGGAATACTGACAGATTCTTCAGATGAAGATAACTCCACAGACTTCGAAAG CCATGAACGCGTTGATCTCACCTTCTTTGACGCACACAGAAATAGCAGTCACATCGACCTTGGTAGAGTTCCACTCCCGATTCAGACCAACATCAGTGGCCAAGTGCTGACAGGCATAGCCCCTGTAGACATTGGAGCTTTCTCTAACCCCGCGCAACTACTTCAAACCCTCCCAATTACAGGAACCATCGTTAATATAACCCACAGCGATACAGGCTACTTCCAGCTGTCCACCAGCAACCTCACGGGGTATGAAAAACCTCACATCCTCAGCATAAGTGACTTAAAGCACCTTTCCGACATCCCCGACCTCACCACCCAGATAACGGGACAACAGCtagaaaagacaaaaaaatcTACAGATAATCTCATAAAGAAATAA